In one Desulfosporosinus sp. Sb-LF genomic region, the following are encoded:
- a CDS encoding AAA family ATPase encodes MIRYNWDFDIVGVLPSIEYARSRFDKFPVFINTQNFFQYIIRPISETPSNFPNVSLFTGYPQDINESYGFEDNQELNNIERCNEVNDFFHDYLVVFRPVQKGEHFYISNVRLVPKPLGFTDTTTYVPVPVFNQNEHKMTYDELISRLQLNKFVGKIRGISTDTSDVHSLVIWKESSEEFRVLGEFEKHRYAHGGFLFNFKNLKSVSFKEEWFGDTISLEDNENLLFVGNDIYGEMLEVVESADELQSTEDPPKILSPVIIESQTTSVEEKGTEADFLQSFIQLTRELGYAYDPVDLINFHTAMKSSSLVILAGMSGTGKSQLVQLYGRALGMDDQQLSIIPVRPSWTDDADLIGYVDSIHMVYRPGDSGLVNTLIRASKEQERLFIVSFDEMNLARVEHYFSQFLSVLEMEPSRRKIKVYNEEVQQRLYNGAEFPHTIPIGDNIIFVGTVNLDESTYHFSDKVLDRANVISLNVLDFSDVMKSSYDKKRVVKRSEMTFGEYLSFCQEEGLTSFFPREVQFLTELNRCFKNVSRNLGFGPRVVRQIFKYLSNLPETTILSRELAFDLQILQRVFTKLRGPEEQLKPLIGSLNPRTGNVENGTIYKVLEDFTDISTFEQSYKILMSKARELKLYGYTV; translated from the coding sequence TTGATAAGATACAATTGGGATTTTGATATTGTTGGAGTTTTACCTAGCATTGAATATGCACGAAGTCGATTTGATAAATTTCCTGTCTTCATTAACACTCAGAACTTTTTTCAATATATCATAAGACCAATTTCCGAAACCCCTTCAAATTTTCCTAACGTTAGTTTGTTTACCGGATACCCACAAGATATCAATGAATCTTACGGATTCGAAGACAATCAAGAATTAAATAACATCGAACGATGTAATGAAGTCAATGATTTCTTCCATGATTACTTAGTTGTTTTTCGTCCGGTTCAAAAAGGTGAGCATTTCTACATTTCGAATGTTCGCTTAGTTCCTAAACCATTAGGCTTTACCGATACGACTACTTATGTCCCCGTCCCAGTCTTTAATCAAAACGAACACAAAATGACCTATGACGAACTCATTTCGAGACTTCAGTTAAACAAGTTTGTAGGTAAAATAAGGGGGATTTCAACAGATACTTCTGATGTCCATAGTTTGGTGATTTGGAAAGAGTCTTCAGAGGAATTTCGGGTTCTTGGGGAGTTCGAGAAGCATCGTTATGCTCACGGTGGTTTTCTCTTTAACTTCAAAAATCTAAAGAGTGTTTCTTTTAAAGAAGAATGGTTTGGTGATACTATATCGCTCGAAGACAATGAAAACCTTCTTTTCGTTGGCAACGATATATATGGAGAGATGCTTGAAGTTGTTGAATCGGCCGATGAACTCCAATCTACTGAAGATCCACCCAAAATTCTCTCTCCAGTGATCATTGAGTCGCAAACAACCTCAGTTGAAGAAAAAGGTACTGAAGCAGACTTCCTTCAAAGTTTCATCCAACTTACCCGTGAATTAGGATATGCTTACGACCCCGTCGATTTAATTAATTTTCACACCGCAATGAAATCCTCAAGTCTTGTGATTCTCGCTGGAATGAGCGGAACCGGAAAATCTCAACTCGTTCAACTTTACGGACGGGCATTGGGAATGGATGACCAACAACTTTCTATTATCCCCGTTCGTCCCTCATGGACAGATGATGCAGACCTCATCGGATACGTTGACTCCATTCATATGGTTTATCGGCCAGGGGATTCGGGGTTAGTAAATACCCTAATAAGAGCATCCAAAGAGCAAGAACGATTATTTATTGTTTCTTTCGACGAAATGAACTTGGCTCGGGTCGAACATTATTTCTCTCAGTTTCTTTCTGTTTTAGAAATGGAACCATCTCGTAGGAAGATTAAAGTATACAACGAAGAGGTCCAGCAGCGCCTTTATAATGGTGCAGAATTCCCTCACACAATTCCAATTGGGGATAATATCATTTTTGTGGGAACGGTCAACCTGGATGAATCCACGTATCACTTCTCCGATAAGGTTCTTGACCGGGCCAATGTGATATCGCTCAATGTATTAGACTTTTCAGATGTAATGAAGTCGAGCTACGATAAAAAAAGAGTGGTTAAACGTTCTGAAATGACTTTTGGTGAATATTTAAGCTTTTGCCAAGAAGAAGGTTTAACTAGCTTTTTCCCCCGAGAAGTACAATTCCTTACGGAGTTAAACCGCTGTTTTAAAAATGTAAGCCGAAATCTCGGATTTGGTCCCCGTGTAGTACGTCAGATTTTTAAATACCTTTCGAATCTTCCTGAAACAACAATCCTTTCGCGTGAACTGGCTTTTGATTTACAAATCCTCCAGCGGGTCTTTACAAAACTACGTGGCCCCGAGGAACAACTTAAACCCCTAATCGGGAGTTTAAATCCTCGAACAGGCAATGTGGAAAATGGAACAATTTATAAAGTGCTTGAAGACTTTACAGATATCTCTACGTTTGAGCAAAGTTATAAGATTCTAATGTCAAAAGCAAGAGAGTTGAAGTTATATGGCTACACCGTATAA
- a CDS encoding DUF2357 domain-containing protein, which yields MATPYKIVPFKVIFTQGDYDFPLDHFYTSEMDAYNERDFVRLKENVPLTLHFDAPESARFYMDGLDALPEREVEIDMYGIAYISPHPHFALFKSEYYPLIPGHNLITIMIEDTSYYSLVEIIPTQITTFQWQTMVEGLEQTLRGLPMDLIRKNLGIGQHFSQAIPTILLYRFMIIQKSFPNVMAALSDLLNKVNHRIRKEYQMIPFERARVIDAVTIRHQSTHPENTEQVKVPKRAIDYDLPENRWIKKIVRILLTNITDFIDALVVFEGDVSQEILRLTPFALYQEHTQLVIEQKKKVLLNLKSFKEIAEKMCKGLEMIKLAPWYSEVLDVSPTSISSVLMTDSRYFALYKLYKALRADDFEVSLDPSYSYKHKRTDKLYELWGFLQICEALKGELLGFEPISGWIYDEDYYPELVLIPNLHSGTKLIFTKERLDLHVTYDGRLPFNSSSTNEKNPLYTSAGNNTPDGRMDVYLDGLYLGSLIIDMKYRNLSNFFRESYLNQSYRPHELNQLISYGSQCRSRYTFGSTDGFHDVNPVSEVWAFYPRSSSSIDPNHYKKDHHLRFLKLAPGDNNESLELQLMEAIQGFISRYERYRR from the coding sequence ATGGCTACACCGTATAAAATTGTTCCGTTTAAAGTAATTTTTACCCAGGGTGATTATGATTTTCCACTTGACCATTTCTATACGAGTGAAATGGATGCCTATAATGAACGAGATTTTGTGCGTTTAAAGGAAAATGTTCCTTTAACATTACATTTTGATGCACCAGAATCGGCTCGATTTTATATGGATGGGCTAGATGCGCTCCCCGAACGTGAAGTTGAAATTGATATGTATGGTATTGCTTATATTAGCCCTCACCCTCATTTTGCTCTCTTTAAATCCGAATACTACCCTCTCATTCCCGGGCATAATTTAATTACCATTATGATTGAGGACACATCGTATTACTCTCTGGTTGAGATCATCCCTACTCAGATAACTACATTTCAATGGCAAACCATGGTGGAAGGCCTTGAGCAAACGCTCCGAGGTCTCCCTATGGATCTAATTCGCAAAAATCTTGGCATTGGGCAGCATTTCAGTCAAGCGATACCCACAATTCTCCTTTATCGTTTTATGATTATTCAAAAGTCATTTCCGAATGTCATGGCGGCTCTAAGTGATTTACTCAACAAAGTGAACCACAGAATTCGTAAAGAATATCAGATGATTCCTTTTGAACGTGCTCGAGTGATTGATGCGGTAACTATTCGGCATCAATCAACTCATCCTGAAAACACGGAACAAGTAAAGGTTCCCAAACGAGCTATTGATTACGACCTTCCGGAGAATCGCTGGATCAAGAAAATTGTGAGGATCCTATTAACAAATATCACAGATTTCATCGATGCACTTGTGGTATTTGAAGGCGATGTTTCTCAAGAAATTCTACGGTTGACCCCCTTTGCTTTATACCAAGAGCATACGCAGCTTGTGATTGAACAGAAGAAGAAGGTTCTACTTAATCTGAAATCCTTTAAAGAGATTGCGGAAAAAATGTGTAAGGGGCTTGAGATGATTAAACTCGCGCCTTGGTATTCTGAGGTTTTGGATGTTAGCCCCACGTCAATTTCTTCAGTACTGATGACTGACTCACGATATTTTGCACTCTACAAGCTGTATAAAGCACTTCGAGCTGACGATTTCGAAGTTTCCCTAGATCCCTCGTATTCATATAAGCATAAACGAACCGATAAGCTTTACGAGCTTTGGGGATTTCTCCAAATTTGTGAAGCACTTAAAGGGGAACTTCTTGGTTTTGAGCCGATATCAGGTTGGATTTATGATGAGGATTACTATCCAGAACTTGTACTCATACCCAATTTGCATTCAGGTACGAAGCTTATCTTTACTAAAGAAAGATTAGATCTACATGTAACGTATGATGGACGCCTGCCATTTAATAGCAGTAGTACAAATGAAAAAAATCCACTTTACACCTCTGCAGGAAACAATACCCCTGATGGTCGAATGGATGTTTATTTGGATGGTTTGTATCTTGGAAGTTTGATTATTGATATGAAATACCGGAATCTCTCGAACTTCTTCCGAGAGAGCTACCTTAATCAATCTTATCGTCCACATGAATTAAACCAGTTAATTTCTTACGGCTCTCAATGTCGATCACGCTACACATTTGGCTCCACAGATGGATTTCATGATGTTAACCCTGTTTCAGAAGTTTGGGCCTTTTACCCAAGAAGTTCAAGTTCCATTGATCCCAATCATTATAAGAAAGACCATCATTTACGATTTTTAAAACTGGCCCCGGGAGATAACAATGAATCACTTGAACTACAATTAATGGAAGCAATTCAAGGGTTTATTTCACGCTATGAGCGGTATCGACGATAA